The genomic segment GGGAGTAAAGTTCCTCAGGGGGGAAATGACGCCCTCGTCTTCTTCAGTGTCCCACTCCAccttctgctcctctgtgttggTCTCCTCCACAGGTGCAGGGGGAGAGTACCTATAGTCTAACTCATTTCTGGGTAGTTCATCTTCCTTTAGAATAACTTCTGGTGTTACTTCCAGTTGAGGCTCTGTCATTGTTTCCTCATTTGGTGTCTGAAGAGTCTCTGAGCATATCGCTGTGGTTTCAGGTGCTATGAGACGTTCACATGTGCTGTCAGGTTTAGAGAGAGCTACTGTAGCACTTTTCGTTTTCTCTGACCATTGACTGATCTCTATGTCCATCTCTACTGCCTGTCCTTTGGGGACAAGGAGGATTAAGTCATCATCTACATTTACCATCTCCTGAATGACAGTCCCAGTGTCCTCTGTGGGTGTTTTATCTTTGGCTTCAGTTATCAGCCAGGTTTTGTCTGAATCGCTGTGAGTTACTGACTCCTCTTGTTGATGCTTAGACTCAAGAATTTCATGCTGTTTCTTATCTGAGTCTGCCTTGACTTCTTCTGGCATCACAGATTCGGTTACTTCACTTGAAATCTCAGTTTTAACCTCTGACTCCTGATCAGGTTCAGTAATATGTTCCGGCAACTGGCTCTGAAATGCAGTATCCTCTGTTAGAGCTtgatgttcttcttctccttccgGAGCTGCTGTTTGAATATCTGTTGTCTCAACACTTGTTACCTCTTGAAGATCAATCTGAACTTGAGTTTGGATCTCTTTTTCATCCACTGCTTTTTCAATTACCTCCACTACTGCGTGTACTGCAGAATCACAGTCAGTGATAACCTCAACAGGTGCAACATCTTCAGGAGCAACTTCTGCCGcttctttttcctcacacaGTGATGTTTCAGTCTCATGTTCTTTCACTTCAGCTGGGGCCTCTGCTATGGCCTCAGTTACTACTTTCTCATCAACAGCCACCATCTTAGTGTCAATAGCCATCTCCTCTGTAGCATTTGCAACAACTTGAGCTGTTTTTTCAACCACTTCTTGTGTCTGACATGGCTGCTCAGTTTCAATAACGCTAGTTGTTTCTGCCGGCACTTCTCTCTTAtgctcctcactctcctctgctTTGTCTACTTTACTGTCCGCCTGTTTAGTTTCAGGAAGTGGTTCATCAGTGCTGCTCTCAGGATGCTCAGTCTGGTCTCTTTTTATCTCATGTTTCACTTTCTGATCCTCCATCTGATTCTCTCTCTTTAGAGACTCCTGAATTGATTCTTCTGAGgcttctctgtcagtctgctctTCAGTCACCATGGAGACTTgtatttcctccctctccttttctgtttctgtaattatttctcttttgtcttcaaATGTTGCAGATTTCAAATCTTCACTCCTATCTCCAACTCTGACCTCCTGTGCCTTTGgttcctctgtctttgtcttgtcCTCGTGTTCTTCTTTGACCACTCTTGTCAGACATCCTGTCACTTCAAAGTTATTCTGCGACCACAtcatcctcccctctgtctTATCCTCCACTGACTCTGGTTGAACCTCCACTGTGGGAGTTTCatccttcaaaataaacttCTCCAGGTACCCTTCCGCCTCCTCTGAATCTGACAAACGTCTCTTATAACACTTCTCCGATACCACGCTCTCTGCCTCAGAGTATTCCTCAtcgctcttcctcctctcgccGACAGCATCCTCGTAAAGGTCTGAGTACATGAAGGACATGGCGGTGGGCTCCTCCAGTAGGATGGGGTCAATGATCTTAGGGGGTCCAGGGGAGATAAAGATGGGCGTGAGGATGGTCTCTTGACTCCCAAACAACACTGAACCACTCTCCTTCACAGATCTCTGGCTCTCTCGTCTCATTCTCATCCCTGCTCCAACCTCTGCCTCATCAACATCTCTCCGCTGCAGTGCATCAGCAGGAGCTCCTCCATAGAAGACCTCATCCAGGTGTTCCCCGACTATATCTACATCTGTAACAAAGACAAAGGACTCTTCTGATGCAGAGGGGCTGTCTGTAGCTGTCTCCTTGGAAGGCTTTTGTTCCTCTAATTGGGGCTTTGCTGTAGGCcgctctgcctcctcctgcacGTCTGGAGCTTGTTCCCCAGGAACCACCTCATCAAGCAAGGTAAACTTCTCGAAGTAGTCTATGTTGCTGGAGCTCTCTTTCTGAGTGGGGGTGTGTCTGAGCTCTGTGTCCGCCGACGGCTGATTAGAGTCTTGCTCTGAGGGCTGAGGAAAGATCACAATCAGTAAGTCAATCCATAGAGGACAATTTAGtgtgtaaaacaacattttactaGACAAATTAAATTTTGAATTTCATGTGAATGGCAGAATGAACCCAAAACTAGTGTTAGAAAGCACGTCATTATTTAAATCACTTAAATCAATCAGATAAATCAGTACCTCTTGATGATTCAGTATTTCCCCCTCCTCAGGCAGGACATGATTCTGTGATTGCCGTGTCCAGTCATGGTGGTATCGGGACCTGATCTTTGGAGTCTCGTCCAAATAAGACAAATTGTCCTGAAGCTCTgtgctctcctcctcatccacagTGGGAAGTTTGGAGGGGACTCTGATGTTGAGAATCTCATAACCTTCTGAAATCAAACTAAACAGCTGCTGATCTTTGTTTCTGATTTCCTCCAAGTCCGGCTCCATTTCGgttttctcctgtttgacaTTGGGGAGAGAAACCTCTGCCATCTCTGGTCTCTCCACTCCCAGAGCTGAAGCTGATCTTGAACTACCAGGTCGACTCAGCCTGTCCCCCAGCCTGCTGCTCCTTCCTCCGGACCTTGTCCTCCTGCGGACTATCTTCTCTTCATCAAAGACAATGGTGATCTTCCCTGCCGCTCCAGAGCCCTCCATGCTGTAGCCTTCAGAGATGGAGCTGGTCTCCGAGGCCCAGGGGGTGGAACAGCGGCTAGAGGCTGTCTCCCAAACAATACCACTATCCTCGCTCTGAACAGTTACCATGGAGAACGATGGATCCACCATCAGGCACTGGAGTTTGGGCTTCACAGACTGGTCCTGCACAACCTCTCGCAGACTGGATGAGAAAGGAATGGACAGAGTTAGAGCAAGGACAGCAGGCTGTTTGGGCCGTTCACGACAAGAGGAAGGGCATGACTAAACAGTTTAACTGCAAGAAGAGATCCTTTTGGCACAGCTCATGGAAATGCAAGCAGAGAACAAACcaatgaatcaaatcaaaacatatcTGAGCAAGATGTGCCAGCATGGACACCACATGCACGTTTTGCACCTGAGGCAATTTAGCAAATCTAAGCTGAAAACACGATAACACCCGCTGACCTATTCTCAAGATGATTACTTGAGGAGTGTGGATCTCCAGCATTAGACCAGGTGTCTGGTGCCAGGCTGCCAATGTGAGTGATGAGCTGAAAAAATAATGATCCAGTACACTCTGAGCTGTCCCTGCCCCTGCAGGGTTATAACAAGGTGACGTCCCAAAGCGTCATTCATGTAATATTAGAGAAGAGATGCTGGCCTTCCCAGATACATTCAACATATCAGTGTCTTCTACTATTTATGACATGGCAAGGATAGCTAGAGCACACAGTATGAAACATGATAAATGAGATGTAAAATATGGGATAgtgaataatataaaatattagaaTAGAGCTGCCTGCAGTGCCACACTGACAATTCCTTGTATGAGTTGAAGAACAGAtgattatttaatatattaaatgaaAGTAATGGAGTGCTTCTTTGTGTCATTTGAATACGTGTCCAGTCGCGCTCTCTAGACAGAGATAAGACACCgcttctcatttctctctttaaagCAGAACGTATGAGTCCAGAAACAAGTTTCTCACAGACTCCATTCAATAAATTTAATGGTGAAATTTCCCAGCAGAAAAGACACCGCTTTACACAAAGATAAGTGAGCCGCAGTTGAGGTTATTCAGCTTGTAAGATCCAGTGTGTAAAGCACCTGTTTTGTAGCTCCTCCACTTCGTCTTCATCGTCCTGGCTGATGGCCTCTGAAGCCTCACACTGAAActcctgcagctctgtcatCTCCGAGTCCAGACTCTCACACTCCTCCATCTTGGTAATATCTTCCAGCTCTTCCCTTTGCAGTTCCccaatgttgtttttctgtgtattttagAGTCCTCTTGATGTTTTCAGCCACTCTGATTTTGGAAGAgttggtctgtctgtttgtgtcattcTAAGTTGGGAGCTGTCCATCTGACTCAGCGGGGGACAGAAATAGACCGAGTGGGGAATGAAAAGAGGGGAGTGGAGATAGAGAGGGGCAAAGCAGTGAGAGAGGGTCGGCCTTACTGGGTCTTAGGTTAAGCACACTAACAACAAACTCTAAGAAGTTAGATTTTGAACTTTTGAAAAATATTGTGACATGGAAAAACCATCACAATCTTGGACTGTGTCAGTGGCTAACAGCTGCATGAGCCAGTGTGACTTTAAGATCAAAATCCCCATTGCTAAGTTAAATATAGGCCATGTGCTGAAACAGTACCCCCCTGGTCCCCCTGCTGCTGGTGGCAACACTAAACAGGGCCACGCAACCACACGTCTTGTAAGGTATCTACCCCCTGGCAGTACAGGCACTGTGCAGAAGTCATAAAACTTGGTGTAATAAGGCGTCAAACCACAGAACAAAAACCAGTCAACACAGGAGCTGCCAGAGGAACCTGCAGAGAGCACTTGAACAAAAGGTGCAGATATCCAAGAGTCATCATTGCATAATCTTTTTTTAAGGCCTGTGACTCACAATTATTTATAACACACTAAATTACATCAGAGCTCCCGATGACGGTGGATAAACTACATGAccatgaaggaaaaaaatgacatctgACTTCAAAATATCAGTTGGTTTGGACCAGATCTATGGGATGGTGTCCGTGCTTATGGACAACTTCTGTTCCAGGTTAACCAGTTCCTGTGGATAAATCTCTAATGTTGAGTTTTAACTGCAAGGTGATCAAATGTAATATTGTGTCATGAGTCATCAAGTGTTTATTGTTGAGTCCTGTTTACATCCCACACCCCAGAATGGGCTGTTGTACCATTTTGCAGAAATTAccttaaaacataaaatcatatgTAACATGAAAGATAGCTGCAAAGATTTAATAGGATTTTGGCACTTCTATTAGCATTGCCAAGAATTCAgtagagctaaaaaaaaaacaatcatacATCTTCAgagatttaatttttttaaataaacatttaaaagtcaGTAATGTACAAAAAGAGCTGAGGAAAAATataaaccaaaaagaaaaaacaaagtccTACTAAAGTGTAAACCAATAACTCATGTattaagtgaaatgaaaattattttttgtcCAAATAAATCAAGTAGATACTGAACTAAAATGACACAGCATGGACCTGACACCAGTCTAGGgaaaataataacacacatCGGCAGCGATGATAAAGTGGGAATAACCAGCTCTCTAGTGATCACCTCGGAGTAACTTAAATTATGACACTAACACTAACTTCAATTAACAAGCTCAGTTTTCAGAGGAGCTTAGAAACTTAAAGACTGTGATGATGATAAAAGAGTGCCTTTAATGCCGCTGTACAAAAAAAGTGTCTATGGTGTTTAAACCCACAATAGCGTCACTACTGACctagaaaaatatataaaaggcTTTTATGTTACAAGTTGGTCCAGACGGGCTGAggacaatatactgtatacactgtACTTATATGTGGCAGAAACTAATTATTGGCATCTTCAAATCTGACTCTGTGCAGTATGGCTCTAGCAATGTCTATATAACTAAACTGAGATTAGAGGAGGAGAACTTGGTTGAGACCAGTCAAACCTTAATGCTGCTGCTTCCATTTAAGATAGCTTGAGATATGAGCAGGTTGCAGGTATTATTTTGTCCTAGCACACTTTGTCAGTGTACTTAATTTGTCCCAGGAATGCTATCTGTGTTGGGAAAGAAGGCCGTGTAGCGGCAATAACCATCTATAACAACACTGACCATTATTATCCTGCTTCAGTGCattgtctctctgtcaccaGTTTAAGTGACAGGATTATAATTTTAGAGTCCTCTGGTGTCACTAAACAAATATGTTATCAGTTACAATAATTTGGCAAAGCAGTGAAAGTGCGTACAGTATTTTCCATATGTACTGCGAcaggatatacagtatgtgaccaATACAGAGGCTGCCAGAGCACTCAGAGTCACAAAGTCTTTCTGGTTGTGAGGTGCAGAGGCAGCAGGGCTTCTCTCTCAGCACATCCCAAAGGTCTCTCCTCGTTTCTGGGGACAGGCCTGTCTTGAGGTAGAAGACTCCCAGCAGCTTTTATAATTAGAGGAATCCCTTATCTCCTGGATGACTCCttattaatgatggctctgacTGGGAGGATCGAGTTCAGGTCCTTCCTCTGTTGTAGTATCCGACGTGACTgcggagacacagagagataagAAGCAGGAGTATTATGAATAACTCATGGCTGGCCCACAGCAGCgtggggaagaaagaaaatatgaaggGAGCACAGTTATCAGGACTAGTATGTACCTCTGCAAACTGAGCTTTAATGGCATCAAACTTGATCTTCTCATGGACGGCCCTGGCAACGTTATTTCTTTCAAATGGCTCTGAAACACAAGGAAATCCTGTCACTCACTGAATATGTAGCATTAATGGGGATATTTCTAACACTGATGCAGTGGAGGAGACCATGGCATGTTATGTCCACTGAAATGTTTACCTTCCACACATATGTATTTGTTTCTCCACTCTTGAGAATTGTTCTTGGGCAAAGCTCTGGCCTCTCGTACAGAGATCACCTGCTTATCCCACCTgcaagacacagaaagacaaaagcaaGGGAATTATTTACTGCTTATTagactgaaaatgaacacaatgacCAAGGTCCTCCAGGACTGTAACAGTGGCTTTGCAGATTTTAGATAATCAATCacaaaatatgcacattttacaGCCAACAAACAAAGGGATTTTTCAAAGTTTTTCAGAAAATCAGTACATGTTTGCTTGGTGAGTTTCAGTTCAACCATGTGACTGTAGCAAGGTAACACACATACTGCAAACACAGGGATGTCATGTTAGTGCCGCTTAAGGCCAAAGGTCCCACCTGTTCCTGCCCTTCACCCAGAAACATGAAACCGGAGAAGAGGATGTAGggtagagggaggagaggagagacgaaGTTGGccagaggagcaggagatgaGGAATGGGAGCAGGAAAATGAGCAGGCAAAAGAACCATGGATGCATCTGAAACACTAGACTCAGTAATGTGATGTCCTTGGGAGATACCTGAAGTCCGTGGCATAGTATTTGAGAAAGCCCAGAAGCAGCTCTCCCAGAGAGGACTGGTTTCTTGAGATGTAGGGGGGGACATGTTTGGGTCCCTCTGGAACCATGTCAATGTCCATGAAGGGATTAAAACACTCCTGAAAATCAAGGCACAGGACACAAAGACTTTTAACTGAGTACCTTTTCATTATATAatagatattatatattatatataaatagatatatttCTTTGTGATGGATGAAGCAATGGTGAtgcagaaatgtctttttacaAAAAGAGAGGATGAGAATGGAAATAAGTGTCTGCAAGGCATTCTGCCTTTTGCATTGTCTATAATTTACGTGTTAAACATACTGTTTGACTTTCAGCAAAACAGTTCCAGTTGCACTCCTTATAATTAACCTGGATGAGAAgttaaaaaaggctaaaatgaaACAAGATTCAGTTGCAAAAACAAGACACTTACTGGGTAATCCCTCTGTAGAGAGGGAAGGACAGGTTCATTGAGAGCTgttaagaaaacaacacatataaGACGAGATTCAAAGTACAAATTGGAATGAAAAGAGattttgtacgtgtgtgtgattGCACTGACTCTGGAGGTAGTGCAGCACCATCAGCACCAGTGTGTAGCTGCTTAATGTTCCTTTGCTGGCATCATTGATTTGATTGTGCCGTGCCCATTTCTTCACAACAAGAATCATGGGTCTTATCCTGAGATCAGCTGAGAgagaccacacaaacacagacacacagtcagaacAAGAAACTTTTTCATCTTCCTTTCAAATAACAAATACACAGCTTGCAGCTTAACTACTAAACAGAGTGATCAGTCACAGTGTGAGCTCACTTAAAATTAGACAGAGGAATTTTGAAAAGTTACTGCCATAAAAATCCAGGTATTATTGACCGTCTCACCCACCATAGGCATAACTCCTCAGAAGGAATGTGTTTCTGATGCCCACTGTGTTGTTGATATTCAGATCAAACTCCAGATCACTAAAGAGGGTAGGAGTAGTAAAAGGGTCACATGAACACTTATTTCTGACTTTGATGATGTAAAAACTGGCTTCAACGACTGTTTTGCTCCTACCTGCCTTTCTCTCTGAACCTGAGGATCGGCACTTTGGCTCTGATCAGCTGAGTCCTCTCTACATATGCTatgaatcaaaacaaacatcatgaGATCTGTAGTAGTAGTTTTAGTTTCCTTTTCTGTAAACCTGAAAGTCTTTTTCCACTGGGTAAATAGCTCCACCCAGTGGACTCTGCGGAGAACATGaaatctgtggaaaaaaaatcccagtgCAAGGATCCACTATTGatctgtgtattttttattttgtttagtaATATGGTTATATACAGTAAAGCTAAGTAAGAAgtaagttagttagttagatagtATTAACTAAGTGAGAGTGTTTCCAACCATGCTAAGAAGACAATATATTATTCTAAATGTTTGAATATTCAAAAAAGGGGTTTACTATTACTCACACAGTGATCTGAACAACCTTTGCAGGGCAGAAAGTACATGAATAGGATCAGGTCTtttctgaaacagaaaacagaaaaacatgcaggtgTTTAAGAGGAAGTGGGTATGtatcatacacatacacatacacacacagacacacacacacacacacacacacacacacacagtttggatGACATTCACAGAGCAGAATCAGAGATACTCACATTTCCCTTGAGGACCAAACACAGATCAGCATCACTGCTCCGGCAGCCCAACCCATTCATAGAAGATCCAGTCAAGTAAAGTCGAGCCACTATGAGAAACACACTTGGTGAATAAGGATCACAACAGAAAGTCAGAGCAGAGCATGACTGTGTATTTCATACACACCTGTATAGACACGCTGTATGTCTTGCTGCAACCGAGTTCGGCACGTCTCCTTTCGGGCCAAATCGGAAGATTGCTGCTGGCACGCCTCAAACAGCTCCACCATCTGACCACTCAACTGAgggcacaaacacatgaacactgaCTAAACCAATCATAACTGTACACTTACAGCCAGACTTGATGTATATCAACTGCAGGTTAAAGCCATCCGAATATACAGTACCTTGTCCTTAGCGTAGGCCTGCAGGCTGTTGGAGCTTTCTGTAATAGCAGGCACCTGATGGTGGGCATGGGACCGTGGGCTGGGATAAGCTTGATCAAACTCAGCGAAGGATGATCTTGATGACCCTGCCACTGCTTGGTCATGATGACGAGGGGGAGGTGTCCAAATTAAAGGGGAGCCGATTATTGGGTGGGAAGAAGAGTCAAGGCGTTGGCGCTTCACAACATGGGGGCTGTATTCATCAATCTGCCTCCTGAAGGGAACATAATGATATGGAAACACGAGACAAGATATGTTAAAGGCAAATGTTCATAAAATGGAAGTGAGTTTAAAGATATAGAAGAATGAGACAGAGATTATTCAGTCATGAATAAATGGTAAAATGACATACTTGCGCCTATTGGCCATAGGTGTTGTGCGAGGAGGAGGGACTGGAGGGGTGGATGGTATGGGCTTCCATTCATAGACAGGCAACATCTGTAGTCCAGGAACACAGAAGCTACcaaacagacatgcacagaTTACTGCACAGGACATCAAAGCtaacaaaaagtaaaacatttgtaaGTTTACTACTATTGTACTGATGCTGCTGATATCTAGCACAACAGCGCAGTTAGTTTCTTCGTCAGGCTCACCTGTTGACACCAGCCATGCTTTGGTGGTTGTAATCGTAGTACCGGGGCGCTGGGGGTGGTGGGTAGGGGCCCTTACTGTAGGCTGCCCGCCCCCTCGGTGCAGCTCTGTGGGGGAACATTCTGCGGTTCTTCACAGAACTCCAGCATCAACTCCGCTGATTTCCTGAAAGAAAACCAACATAGCGACAATACAGCTGTTAGTGTCAGCAACTAAAGACCAACTGTCACTATCACCATTACTGAACTCACCACCCAACAGTAATGGTAATGCCACAAAGAGTTACTCAGGAAACCGAAACTTACTGGTGATCGGGCAACGAGCTAACTATTAGCTCAGACCTCGTTAAGCAGCGTATAGCTAGCTAATTCAAATATCGGTAGCGATATTATCACACAATTAAATCTGTTTCTCTGTACATTCGTGTCAAGTGTATGTATTTGGAAATGTGCCACAACATGTTAAAAACGTTTACTCAAAAGCTGAACTGAAC from the Enoplosus armatus isolate fEnoArm2 chromosome 4, fEnoArm2.hap1, whole genome shotgun sequence genome contains:
- the cmya5 gene encoding cardiomyopathy-associated protein 5 gives rise to the protein MEECESLDSEMTELQEFQCEASEAISQDDEDEVEELQNSLREVVQDQSVKPKLQCLMVDPSFSMVTVQSEDSGIVWETASSRCSTPWASETSSISEGYSMEGSGAAGKITIVFDEEKIVRRRTRSGGRSSRLGDRLSRPGSSRSASALGVERPEMAEVSLPNVKQEKTEMEPDLEEIRNKDQQLFSLISEGYEILNIRVPSKLPTVDEEESTELQDNLSYLDETPKIRSRYHHDWTRQSQNHVLPEEGEILNHQEPSEQDSNQPSADTELRHTPTQKESSSNIDYFEKFTLLDEVVPGEQAPDVQEEAERPTAKPQLEEQKPSKETATDSPSASEESFVFVTDVDIVGEHLDEVFYGGAPADALQRRDVDEAEVGAGMRMRRESQRSVKESGSVLFGSQETILTPIFISPGPPKIIDPILLEEPTAMSFMYSDLYEDAVGERRKSDEEYSEAESVVSEKCYKRRLSDSEEAEGYLEKFILKDETPTVEVQPESVEDKTEGRMMWSQNNFEVTGCLTRVVKEEHEDKTKTEEPKAQEVRVGDRSEDLKSATFEDKREIITETEKEREEIQVSMVTEEQTDREASEESIQESLKRENQMEDQKVKHEIKRDQTEHPESSTDEPLPETKQADSKVDKAEESEEHKREVPAETTSVIETEQPCQTQEVVEKTAQVVANATEEMAIDTKMVAVDEKVVTEAIAEAPAEVKEHETETSLCEEKEAAEVAPEDVAPVEVITDCDSAVHAVVEVIEKAVDEKEIQTQVQIDLQEVTSVETTDIQTAAPEGEEEHQALTEDTAFQSQLPEHITEPDQESEVKTEISSEVTESVMPEEVKADSDKKQHEILESKHQQEESVTHSDSDKTWLITEAKDKTPTEDTGTVIQEMVNVDDDLILLVPKGQAVEMDIEISQWSEKTKSATVALSKPDSTCERLIAPETTAICSETLQTPNEETMTEPQLEVTPEVILKEDELPRNELDYRYSPPAPVEETNTEEQKVEWDTEEDEGVISPLRNFTPREDLSGLHREDIQSEAADVELEYEVISKQDTKEMPEPETQRDAEELQPEFGQEREERMEMEVEMEMEKEEKVFELFPEEEFIEADYEIIDAEEESQARLAVELEGMDWFCLTCGCLLSEDDCASGEHHSHEVTAVDKAYEEIKEKLSDWIAELQGRSENIEDLVSELELAYNSVEDQCVETEAAMQVQNEEMMALVMEQYNNMSVSMEEEKKAKLEQLYDQIVSFQESIDSAKATLETTAREAETDARVKDIHARLKAALDSAMSLELGPKGLLVFEDYAKGNTSSSHLTQRKGIPVPQRPTLQPQEPGSATSTSVTVYWKVNPGDIIDCFQVYCMEDPLGAVSEEYRVTVKESYCVLEELEPDKTYKVWVMAVNYTGCSLPSERLAFRTAPSVPVIDTERCTVMWDSATLRWSSEKQTTEQSYTLEYCRQYELEGEGLRSISGIKSCEQRVLLQPNENYLFYIKAVKEAGASEQSEAALISTKGTRFHLLKASAHPALELSVDQTTLHYSQDAHENTPSTDKQCPSILGELLPAQGHYYWETIVSGSTAYRLGVAYSTANRNIPLGENSLSWCLQCIPTPSGCRYQLLHNDVQSSVFVIEVPERVGTLLDYQLGRLSFYNAQSGQLLGTFCQRFTQPCQPALALEMPGSLEVSIVLEVPEFTKDS
- the tent2 gene encoding poly(A) RNA polymerase GLD2, with amino-acid sequence MFPHRAAPRGRAAYSKGPYPPPPAPRYYDYNHQSMAGVNSFCVPGLQMLPVYEWKPIPSTPPVPPPRTTPMANRRKRQIDEYSPHVVKRQRLDSSSHPIIGSPLIWTPPPRHHDQAVAGSSRSSFAEFDQAYPSPRSHAHHQVPAITESSNSLQAYAKDKLSGQMVELFEACQQQSSDLARKETCRTRLQQDIQRVYTVARLYLTGSSMNGLGCRSSDADLCLVLKGNKRPDPIHVLSALQRLFRSLSYVERTQLIRAKVPILRFREKGSDLEFDLNINNTVGIRNTFLLRSYAYADLRIRPMILVVKKWARHNQINDASKGTLSSYTLVLMVLHYLQTLNEPVLPSLQRDYPECFNPFMDIDMVPEGPKHVPPYISRNQSSLGELLLGFLKYYATDFRWDKQVISVREARALPKNNSQEWRNKYICVEEPFERNNVARAVHEKIKFDAIKAQFAESRRILQQRKDLNSILPVRAIINKESSRR